CGTGCTGGACGCCCACTGTGTGGAATGCCACGGTCCGGGAAAGGACACGTTCGACCTCACTGCGCGGCCCGCCGAACGTGTCCCGTCGGCCTTCCAGATGCACTTCTCGCCCGCCTACATGGAACTGCGCCGCTGGGTCCACACGCCCACCCTGGAGAGTGACGCGCATCTGCTCCCGGCGCGCGCCTTCCACGCCGACACAAGCCGGCTGATCCAAATACTGAGGGACGGCCACTATGGCGTGCAATTGGACGGGGAGGCGTGGGACCGGCTCATCACCTGGATAGACCTGAACGCGCCGTTCCACGGCACCTGGCGGGAGGTGGTCGCCTCGGACCCGGTGAAACTGGCGGCGGCGCTGCACGGCGCGGAGCGGCGCAGGACGCTGCACCATGCCCATGCCGGGATGGACGAGGACCCGGAGGCCGTTTACCCCCCGGCGGTGCTGGAAAAGCGGCCCGCTGTGGAAATGCCCGTGCCTGCGGAACTGGCCACAGGCGGCGCGGTCATGGCCCCCATGGTCACGTCTTCAAGTGGTCAGTCCATCGAGCGTGTTGACCTGGCAGAGGGTGTCTTTCTGGAACTGGTACGTATCGCGCCGGGCGAATTCGTCATGGGTTCGGACCACGGCTACCCGAACGAGGCCCCCGCAAGGTCGGAGCGGATTGCGGAGCCTTTTATGATGGGGATCATGGAGGTGACCAACGCCCAGTACCGGTGTTTCGAGCCCACCCATGACAGCGGCCTGGTGACGGGCGAGGGCTACCAGTTCGGCGACGACGAGCGGGGTTTCACCCTGAACCGTCCGGAACAGCCCGTGGTGCGCGTGTCCTGGGAGCGGGCGGCGGCCTTCTGCGAATGGCTCTCGGAAAAGACCGGGCGCCGTTTCTCCCTGCCCACGGAGGCGCAATGGGAGTACGCCTGCCGGGCGGGCACCACGACCCCGCTGTGGTATGGCACCGTGGACACCGACTTCGGCGGGACCGCCAATTTCTCCGACGCCACCCATCACACGGTTTATTACCCCCATGTGCCCGCCATTCACCCCCCGTGGCGTCCGGCGGAGACCCGCTTCGACGACACCTGGCGTGTTTCCGCGCCGCCGGGCACCTTCGCGCCGAATCCTTGGGGACTCCGCGACATGCATGGAAACGTCGCCGAATGGACCCGGTCCGCCTATGACGCGCCGGGCAACCGCAAGGTGGTGCGCGGCGGCTCGTGGATGGACTGCCCCAGGCGGGGCCGCTCCGCGTTTCGCCTGCACTATGCGGCGTCGCAGGCGGTCATTGACGTGGGGTTCCGGGTGGTGGCGGAACCTTGACCCGTCATTGCAAGGAGGGACCGTCAGACCCCGGAAAGGCCATCCCATCGGGTCGTCCTGGTGAGCAGGGGGATTGTGTAGTCGGGGGACAACCGGCTAAGAAAGTCTGTTTTTAGCGCGCTTTAGCGTGCTCCTCAGAGCACTCGTCTTTAGACGGGGTGGAAGAAGAAGCAAGGCATACAAAGCGCGCTTTAGCGCGGCTTCTCGAACGCGGGGGAGGTCCTAGTGCTACCGCCTGCACACCACACGCATATGCCTGCACATGCATATTCAGAGGTGTCGAAGAGTTTTGGGAAGCCGCGCTAAAGCGCGCTGGGACATCTTTTATGCGGAGTCACGTTTCACCCCGTCTAAAGACGGGTGCTCTGAGGAGCACGCTAAAGCGCGCTTGCTGGATGGTCTAAATTCAGCGGCGCAGACGCCAGCAAAGCACGCTTTCCACACTGACATCGCCAACAAAGGCGGTGGTGGCCCGCAATGCCGTGCTTGCCGGATTACAGCGACCAGCCCTCACGATAGGGTGGGTCCACGAGTTTCTGCGCAAGACGGTCATTGGTGATTTGCATGTTCGGCCCGTCCCATTCGAGGCGGCGGTCCGGGCGGCGGATGGCCGCCACGCCGAGAAGCACCATCTCCGTGAGCGGTCCGCCGTACTCGAAACTCGACGAGGCGGGCTCGCCCGTCTTGCAGGCGCGCAGCCAGTCGCGCTCGTGCGCGCCGTCGGTCTGGGGGATGCGCGGCAACGTTTCCGGCGGCTGGGGCGCGTCCTTGGCGAAGTCTTCGGGCAGCAGGTGGACACCCCCCGCCCCGTGCGAACCGTGGCGGATGAACCCCTTGTCGCCGATGAAGAGCGCGCCGTTGCCCCCGAAATCGTAGTCTGCGGGGAGCCCGTCCGGCACGGGCGGCTTCAGCCGCCCGTCGTACCAGGTGAGCGTAAGGGGCGGCATGTCGCCCCGCGCCGGGAACTTGTACCGCACCACGCAGGCGCGGGGATAGGTTTCCCGGCTCACCTTCGGCTCGTAGTGCGTGGTCGTCGCCTGCACGCTTTCGGGGCAGGCGAGGTCCAGTGCCCAGAAGGCCGGGTCGAGAATGTGGCAGCCCATGTCGCCCAGAGGCCCCGTGCCGAAGTCCACAAAACCGCGCCAAGACATGGGATGGTAGATGGGATGGTAGGGGCGCGCGGCGGCGGGGCCGAGCCAGAGGTCCCAGTCCAGCGTGTCCGGCACAGGCGGCGTCTCCTCCGGGCGCGCCATGATGGGGAAGTCCGACCAGGGGTCGCCGCCCACGGGCCGGTCGCTCCAGGCGTGCACCTCGCGCACCGGGCCGATCACCCCTCCCCGCACCCACTCCCAGCAGCGGCGGATGGCGTCGGACGAGTGCCCCTGGTTGCCCATCTGCGTCTGCACCCCGGCCTCGCGCGCGGCCAGGGTGAGGGCGCGCGCCTCGGCGATGCTGTGCGTGAGCGGCTTTTGGCAGTAGACATGCTTCCCGCGCCGCACCGCCTCCATGGCGATGACCGCGTGGGTGTGGTCCGGCGTGGCGATGACCACCGCGTCAATCTTGCCCCCCTCCGCGTCGAACATCTTCCGGTAGTCCGTGTGCCGCCGCGCCTGCGGGTAGGCCTTGAACGTGCCCCCGGCATAGCCGGAGTCCACATCGCACAGCGCCACGATGTTCTCCGACACGGCGCAGGCGTCAATGTTCCCCCGGCCCATGCCGCCGATGCCGACGCCCGCGATGTTAAGCTTCTCGTTGGGCGATATCTTGCGCGGCACCACCCGCGCGGCGTTCACGCAGTTGGTGGCCGTGGCCAGGGCGGTGGTGGTGGCGGCGGCCAGAAAGGCCCTGCGGGTCAGCGCGTGCTTGTCCATATAAACGTTCCTCTTGGCGCGGTTGCCGCGCCGTTTGGGTTCAGGCGCGATTCAGACGCGAGGGGCCGTCCGCGCCGGGGATGAAGAAATCCTTCTCCGTCAGGCCGATCTCCTCCGCCAGGTTCAGCGAGAAGTCAATCAGTCCCATCTTGGGGTGCCGCCCGTTGGAGCCAATCGTGAACTTGCACCCCGCCGCCTTGGCCTGGCGGAGCAGGGCCGCCTTCGGGAGCATGAATCCGGAACTGATCTCCAGGGCCACGCCGTGCCTCACAAGGGCATCCACAATCCTGCCAAAACGCGCGTCCGTCCACAGCGTGTCATAGTCGGCGGCGAAATCCCCCGGCAGCCAGGTACCGTTCGCCAGGATGTCCATAGGCTGGGTCGCGATGAGTTCCACATGCCAGTCCACATAGCGGTCCATGAACTTCTGCGCCGTGCCGAGCCCTTCGGGCTTTTCCCAGAGTTTCATGCGCCTGCTGTCCAAACCCGGAAAGGTCATGGCATCCATGAGCACATAGTCCAGTTCACACAGCGCCTCTTTGGAAAATCCGCTCATCCAGTCGATCCACTCCGCCTGCACGCCTTTGAAGACGGGCTTTCCTGACAGCATGTCCAGGTAGCCCCGCAGTTCCTCGTCGTTGCTCAGGACCACGGGATAGACGTTTTCCTTTGTGCCCGCGTGCTCGACGATGCCGAACTTCACCCCGCGCTCGACGGACAGTTCCATCACCTGGTCAATGGTGCTGTTGTCGAGGTGAACGTGCAGGTCCATCCGGGGGATGCAGGACGTTGCCGGAGAGGGCATTTCAGCCCGTTGCGTGGCTGCGCACCCCGCCAAACCGCCCGCCGCCAGGGCGCAAAACACGCGCCTGTTCATCTTCATCATCATGGCATCCTCTCGATATTTACGGGGATGAGCCGTTCCAGTTCCGGCCAGTCATACTGCTGCAGCGCGCCGTGCACCGCGAGGGAGAGTGTGGCATATTTTTCCGGCGTTTGCACCATCTCCGCCCAGGAGACGGGCGGGTTTTCAAGCCGGACCCCGCTGAACCACTCTGGGGCCAGTGCCGCCGCGTGCATGGCCGCGACGGCGGGCTCGCCGTCGGTGTGGAGGAGAATTCTTTTCAGGTCCTTTCCGGCCCCGAGATGTTTCGCGCAGGCCAGCAGGTCCTCCGTCCACAGGCCCACCCAGGGCCTGCCCAAATGATAGGCGCGGAAGTAATCGGCCCAGTTCCCGCCAAAGCGCCCGTTCCAGCCCTTGTTATCGGAGGGCGCGGCGGTTTCGCCCGTGCCGCGCAGGTCCACGGCAAAGACCTCGACGCCCTCCTTCAGCAGTGACGCGACGGGTCCGTCCGCCTTGAGGCCCCCCGCCTTGCCCCCCCCGTGGGCATAC
This genomic window from Candidatus Hydrogenedentota bacterium contains:
- a CDS encoding Gfo/Idh/MocA family oxidoreductase; translation: MDKHALTRRAFLAAATTTALATATNCVNAARVVPRKISPNEKLNIAGVGIGGMGRGNIDACAVSENIVALCDVDSGYAGGTFKAYPQARRHTDYRKMFDAEGGKIDAVVIATPDHTHAVIAMEAVRRGKHVYCQKPLTHSIAEARALTLAAREAGVQTQMGNQGHSSDAIRRCWEWVRGGVIGPVREVHAWSDRPVGGDPWSDFPIMARPEETPPVPDTLDWDLWLGPAAARPYHPIYHPMSWRGFVDFGTGPLGDMGCHILDPAFWALDLACPESVQATTTHYEPKVSRETYPRACVVRYKFPARGDMPPLTLTWYDGRLKPPVPDGLPADYDFGGNGALFIGDKGFIRHGSHGAGGVHLLPEDFAKDAPQPPETLPRIPQTDGAHERDWLRACKTGEPASSSFEYGGPLTEMVLLGVAAIRRPDRRLEWDGPNMQITNDRLAQKLVDPPYREGWSL